One genomic window of Paraburkholderia acidiphila includes the following:
- the lspA gene encoding signal peptidase II yields the protein MAKTLPKQSRSNGASGTLAPWLGVAVIVILADQLTKIAINKVFSYGEGRVITPFFNLVLVYNKGAAFSFLSAAGGWQRWAFTALGVVAALVICYLLKRHATQKLFCTALALIMGGALGNVIDRLLYGHVIDFLDFHVGGWHWPAFNLADSAICIGAALLVFDELRRVRGAR from the coding sequence ATGGCAAAAACCCTGCCGAAGCAGTCCAGGTCGAATGGCGCGAGCGGCACGCTCGCGCCGTGGCTCGGGGTCGCGGTCATCGTGATCCTCGCCGACCAGCTCACGAAGATCGCCATCAACAAGGTGTTCAGCTACGGCGAAGGCCGTGTGATCACGCCGTTCTTCAACCTCGTGCTGGTCTACAACAAGGGCGCGGCATTCAGCTTCCTGTCGGCGGCGGGCGGCTGGCAGCGCTGGGCGTTCACGGCGCTCGGCGTGGTGGCGGCGCTCGTGATCTGCTATCTGCTCAAGCGCCACGCCACGCAGAAGCTCTTTTGCACGGCGCTCGCGCTCATCATGGGCGGCGCGCTCGGCAACGTGATCGACCGCCTGCTCTACGGCCACGTGATCGACTTTCTCGACTTCCACGTGGGCGGCTGGCACTGGCCGGCGTTCAACCTGGCCGACAGCGCGATCTGCATCGGCGCAGCGCTGCTGGTGTTCGACGAACTGCGGCGCGTGCGCGGCGCGCGCTGA
- the coaBC gene encoding bifunctional phosphopantothenoylcysteine decarboxylase/phosphopantothenate--cysteine ligase CoaBC, whose product MTGGIACYKIAELTRLLTKAGATVQIVMTESATQFITPVTMQALSGRPVYTSQWDARVPNNMAHIDLSREADAIVIAPASTDFLAKLAHGFADDLLSTLCVARDCPLLVVPAMNRQMWQNPATQRNVAQLRADGIETLGPDSGPQACGEIGDGRMLEPEAVYEAIVSFFAPKVLAGRKLLITAGPTFEPLDPVRGITNRSSGKMGFALARAAQQAGAEVHLVAGPVALQTPWGVYREDVQTAQQMYEAVMRAATDADVFIGVAAVADWRVDHVAEHKIKKTAEHRMPTFTFVENPDILASVAALPNPPYCVGFAAESGDLDVHGEEKRARKKVPLLIGNLGPLTFGQDDNEVVLFEAAGRTPLPRAAKQALAQTLVAEIARRLPDQSIIS is encoded by the coding sequence ATGACGGGCGGCATCGCCTGCTACAAGATCGCCGAGCTCACGCGCCTCCTGACCAAGGCAGGCGCGACCGTGCAGATCGTGATGACCGAGTCGGCCACGCAGTTCATCACGCCGGTCACGATGCAAGCGCTCTCGGGCCGCCCCGTCTACACGAGCCAGTGGGATGCCCGTGTGCCCAACAACATGGCGCACATCGACCTCTCGCGGGAGGCCGACGCCATCGTCATCGCGCCTGCCTCGACCGACTTCCTCGCCAAACTCGCGCACGGTTTCGCCGACGACCTGCTCTCCACGCTGTGCGTGGCGCGCGACTGCCCGCTGCTGGTCGTGCCCGCGATGAACCGGCAGATGTGGCAAAACCCGGCCACGCAGCGCAACGTCGCGCAGTTGCGCGCGGACGGCATCGAAACGCTCGGCCCCGATTCCGGCCCGCAGGCGTGCGGCGAGATCGGCGACGGCCGCATGCTCGAACCCGAAGCCGTGTACGAGGCGATCGTCTCGTTCTTCGCGCCGAAGGTACTCGCGGGCCGCAAGCTCCTGATCACCGCCGGCCCGACCTTCGAGCCGCTCGATCCGGTGCGCGGCATCACCAACCGTTCGAGCGGCAAGATGGGCTTCGCGCTCGCGCGCGCCGCGCAGCAGGCGGGCGCCGAGGTGCATCTGGTCGCGGGCCCGGTCGCGCTGCAAACGCCTTGGGGCGTGTATCGCGAAGACGTTCAGACCGCCCAGCAGATGTACGAAGCGGTCATGCGCGCCGCAACCGACGCCGATGTCTTCATCGGCGTGGCGGCCGTGGCCGACTGGCGTGTCGATCATGTCGCCGAGCACAAGATCAAGAAGACTGCCGAGCACCGCATGCCGACGTTCACGTTCGTCGAGAACCCGGACATCCTCGCCTCGGTCGCGGCCCTGCCGAATCCGCCGTACTGCGTGGGCTTCGCCGCCGAAAGCGGCGACCTCGACGTGCATGGCGAAGAAAAGCGCGCGCGCAAGAAGGTACCGCTCCTGATCGGCAATCTCGGCCCGCTCACCTTCGGCCAGGACGACAATGAAGTCGTGCTGTTCGAGGCGGCAGGCCGCACGCCGCTGCCGCGCGCGGCCAAGCAGGCGCTCGCGCAGACGCTCGTCGCCGAGATCGCGCGGCGTCTGCCCGACCAGAGCATCATCTCGTGA
- a CDS encoding LLM class flavin-dependent oxidoreductase gives MTLLSVLDQSPVIAGHSAADAIAATIELAQLADDLGYTRYWCAEHHGLLGVCNPCPEVMLARLGSVTKRIRIGSGGIMLPYYSPFKVAEQFMMLEALFPGRVDLGVGRAPGGDMRTAQAVAAGAYNRGDQFTQQVQDLVGLMDGNLAADHLAHGVVLQPHIKTRPQLWVLGSSDFGGILAAQLGLRFSFAHFINAHFGHLVAEAYLDRFKPGHEAKPYLACAVFAICADTEAEAADLEKAVDLRRVQMAYGLNAPIPSLEQGRAQEYGEREQIVIDREKPRSVIGTPESVTERLLAIKDNFRADELIVLTVAGSYKARLRSYELLAEAFQLPRA, from the coding sequence ATGACACTGCTTTCCGTACTCGACCAGTCGCCCGTCATCGCCGGGCACAGCGCGGCGGACGCCATCGCCGCCACCATCGAACTCGCCCAGCTTGCCGACGACCTCGGCTACACGCGCTACTGGTGCGCCGAACACCACGGCCTGCTGGGCGTGTGCAACCCCTGCCCCGAAGTCATGCTCGCGCGCCTCGGCAGCGTGACGAAGCGCATCCGCATCGGCTCGGGCGGCATCATGCTGCCCTATTACAGCCCGTTCAAGGTCGCCGAGCAGTTCATGATGCTCGAAGCGCTCTTTCCGGGGCGCGTCGATCTCGGCGTCGGGCGCGCGCCAGGCGGCGACATGCGCACCGCGCAGGCCGTGGCGGCAGGCGCATACAACCGCGGGGACCAGTTCACGCAGCAAGTGCAGGATCTCGTCGGCCTGATGGACGGCAACCTCGCCGCCGACCACCTCGCGCATGGCGTGGTGCTGCAGCCGCACATCAAAACGCGTCCGCAGCTCTGGGTGCTCGGTTCGAGCGATTTCGGCGGCATCCTCGCCGCGCAGCTCGGGCTGCGCTTCTCGTTCGCGCACTTCATCAACGCGCACTTCGGGCATCTTGTGGCCGAGGCGTATCTCGACCGCTTCAAGCCCGGCCACGAGGCGAAGCCGTATCTCGCGTGCGCCGTGTTCGCGATCTGCGCCGACACCGAAGCCGAAGCCGCCGACCTCGAAAAGGCCGTCGACCTGCGCCGCGTGCAGATGGCCTACGGCCTGAACGCGCCGATTCCGAGCCTCGAGCAAGGGCGCGCGCAGGAGTACGGCGAGCGCGAGCAGATCGTGATCGACCGCGAGAAGCCGCGCAGCGTGATCGGCACGCCGGAGAGCGTCACGGAGCGCCTGCTTGCGATCAAGGACAACTTTCGCGCCGACGAACTGATCGTGCTGACCGTTGCGGGCAGCTACAAGGCTCGTCTGCGCTCTTATGAACTGCTTGCCGAGGCATTCCAGCTGCCTCGCGCCTGA
- the dut gene encoding dUTP diphosphatase: MKIDIKILNERMRDQLPHYATPGSAGLDLRACLDAPITLEPGETKLVPTGLAIHVADPGYAALILPRSGLGHKHGIVLGNLVGLIDSDYQGELMISTWNRGHTTFTLNPLERLAQLVIVPVVQAQFNIVDDFEASERGAGGFGSTGKH; the protein is encoded by the coding sequence ATGAAAATCGACATCAAGATCCTGAACGAGCGCATGCGCGACCAGCTGCCCCACTACGCCACGCCGGGCAGCGCCGGCCTCGACCTGCGCGCGTGCCTCGACGCGCCGATCACGCTCGAACCGGGCGAAACGAAGCTCGTGCCGACGGGTCTCGCCATCCACGTGGCCGACCCCGGCTACGCGGCGCTGATCCTGCCGCGCTCGGGTCTTGGTCACAAGCACGGCATCGTGCTCGGCAACCTGGTCGGCCTGATCGACTCGGACTACCAGGGCGAACTGATGATTTCGACCTGGAATCGTGGCCACACCACCTTCACGCTCAATCCGCTGGAGCGCCTCGCGCAGCTCGTGATCGTGCCGGTCGTGCAGGCGCAGTTCAACATCGTCGACGACTTCGAGGCGAGCGAACGCGGCGCGGGCGGATTCGGCAGCACCGGTAAGCACTAA
- a CDS encoding amino acid permease codes for MVPRKSGAFEAIVEREQGLRQGLSAGQMTMIAIGGAVGTGLFLGSGFAISFAGPGVLISYAIGALIALLLMGALAEMTVAHPVSGSFGAYAEHYIGPLAGFVVRYAYWSAYVLAVGTEVAAIAVYMKFWFPHVPGLYWIIGFSAALIVVNAMSVRAYGTIEYLFSSLKIAAIVAFIVLGAWFVWRAPAGSGVGFANYTSHGGLLPRGWWGVWVGTIISLFSYLGVETIAVAAAEAHDPQRAVTRAFRATVLRLVLFYLLTLALMLAIVPWTQAGGNESPFVKVMAATGVPYAAGAINFIVLVAALSAMNSQLYITTRMMFSLSRAGYAPAAFGRLTRHGVPTAALSLSTIGIAVAAVLNALWPQTAFTLMMSIAMFGAMFTWFMIFVTQIFFRVRQAREGGAPLAFRMWGFPFTSVLGALLMLGILAGTAFTREFRMTLAYGLAFLAVLVVVYALWYRRRPGAAQRTEPSV; via the coding sequence GTGGTACCACGTAAATCGGGCGCGTTCGAAGCCATCGTCGAGCGCGAACAGGGGCTGCGCCAGGGCTTGTCCGCCGGGCAGATGACGATGATCGCCATCGGCGGCGCAGTCGGCACCGGGCTCTTTCTCGGCAGCGGCTTCGCGATCTCTTTCGCCGGGCCGGGCGTGCTGATTTCCTACGCGATCGGCGCGCTGATCGCCTTGCTGCTGATGGGCGCGCTGGCCGAAATGACCGTAGCGCATCCTGTGTCGGGCTCGTTCGGCGCGTATGCCGAGCACTACATTGGGCCGCTCGCTGGGTTCGTCGTGCGCTACGCGTACTGGTCGGCGTATGTGCTGGCTGTCGGCACCGAGGTCGCGGCGATCGCCGTCTACATGAAGTTCTGGTTTCCCCACGTGCCGGGACTCTACTGGATCATCGGATTCTCAGCAGCGCTGATCGTTGTGAACGCAATGAGTGTGCGCGCGTACGGCACCATCGAATACCTCTTTTCGAGCCTCAAGATCGCAGCCATCGTGGCGTTCATCGTGCTCGGCGCATGGTTCGTCTGGCGCGCGCCTGCCGGCTCGGGTGTGGGCTTCGCGAACTACACGTCGCACGGCGGGTTGTTGCCGCGTGGGTGGTGGGGCGTGTGGGTCGGGACGATCATCTCGCTCTTCAGCTACCTCGGCGTGGAGACGATCGCCGTGGCGGCCGCCGAGGCACACGATCCGCAGCGCGCCGTCACACGTGCGTTTCGCGCGACCGTGCTGCGGCTCGTGCTGTTTTACCTGCTCACGCTCGCGCTCATGCTCGCCATCGTGCCGTGGACCCAGGCGGGCGGCAACGAGAGCCCGTTCGTGAAGGTGATGGCCGCGACCGGCGTGCCTTATGCGGCGGGCGCGATCAACTTCATCGTGCTCGTGGCGGCGCTCTCCGCCATGAACAGCCAACTCTACATCACCACGCGCATGATGTTCAGCCTCTCGCGCGCGGGCTATGCGCCCGCGGCGTTCGGGCGCCTCACGCGCCACGGCGTGCCGACCGCCGCGCTTTCGCTGTCCACCATCGGCATTGCGGTGGCGGCCGTGCTCAACGCGCTCTGGCCGCAGACGGCGTTCACGCTGATGATGTCGATCGCCATGTTCGGCGCGATGTTCACGTGGTTCATGATCTTCGTCACGCAGATCTTTTTCCGCGTGCGCCAGGCGCGCGAAGGCGGTGCGCCGCTCGCGTTCCGCATGTGGGGTTTCCCGTTCACGAGCGTGCTGGGCGCGCTGTTGATGCTCGGCATTCTGGCCGGCACTGCCTTTACGCGCGAGTTCCGCATGACGCTGGCCTACGGCCTCGCGTTTCTTGCGGTGCTCGTGGTGGTCTATGCGCTCTGGTATCGCCGGCGTCCCGGCGCGGCGCAGCGAACCGAACCGTCCGTCTAA
- the clpA gene encoding ATP-dependent Clp protease ATP-binding subunit ClpA codes for MIAQELEVSLHMAFMEARQARHEFITVEHLLLALLDNPTAAEVLRACAANIEDLRQNLRNFIHDNTPTVPGTDDVDTQPTLGFQRVIQRAIMHVQSTSNGKKEVTGANVLVAIFGEKDSHAVYYLQQQGVTRLDVVNFISHGIAKTGSGEAAKASDANAEAEDAAGQKETPLAQFTQNLNQMAKDGRIDPLIGRELEVERVVQVLCRRRKNNPLLVGEAGVGKTAIAEGLAWRITRGEVPDILADAQVYSLDMGALLAGTKYRGDFEQRLKTVLKELKERPHAILFIDEIHTLIGAGAASGGTLDASNLLKPALSSGTLKCIGATTFTEYRGIFEKDAALSRRFQKVDVVEPTVEQTVAILRGLKSRFEEHHGVKYSSGALNAAAELSARFITDRHLPDKAIDVIDEAGAAQRILPKSKQKKTIGKSEIEEIISKIARVPAQSVSQDDRSKLQTLDRDLKAVVFGQDPAIDALSASIKMARAGLGKTDKPIGSFLFSGPTGVGKTEVARQLAFTLGIELIRFDMSEYMERHAVSRLIGAPPGYVGFDQGGLLTEAVTKKPHCVLLLDEIEKAHPDIFNVLLQVMDHGTLTDNNGRKADFRNVIIIMTTNAGAEAMNKSTIGFTTRREQGDELADIKRLFTPEFRNRLDQTISFRALDEEIIMRVVDKFLMQLEDQLHEKKVDAVFTDALRKHLAKHGFDPLMGARPMQRLIQDTIRRALADELLFGKLMNGGRVTVDVDAEDKVQLTFDEQPAPRNPEAVEVE; via the coding sequence ATGATTGCCCAGGAACTGGAAGTCAGCCTGCACATGGCGTTCATGGAAGCACGTCAGGCACGGCACGAGTTCATAACGGTCGAGCATCTGCTGCTGGCGCTGTTGGACAATCCAACAGCGGCGGAAGTGTTGCGTGCGTGTGCCGCCAATATCGAAGACCTGCGACAGAACCTGCGCAACTTCATTCACGACAATACCCCTACGGTTCCCGGCACGGATGACGTCGATACGCAGCCGACGCTCGGGTTCCAGCGCGTGATCCAGCGCGCGATCATGCACGTCCAGTCCACTTCCAACGGCAAGAAGGAAGTGACGGGCGCGAACGTGCTGGTCGCCATCTTCGGCGAGAAGGACTCGCACGCGGTGTACTACCTGCAGCAGCAGGGCGTCACGCGTCTGGATGTCGTGAATTTCATTTCGCACGGTATCGCGAAGACGGGCAGTGGCGAAGCCGCCAAGGCCAGCGACGCGAACGCCGAAGCCGAAGACGCCGCCGGCCAGAAGGAAACCCCGCTCGCCCAGTTCACGCAGAACCTGAACCAGATGGCGAAGGACGGCCGCATCGACCCGCTCATCGGTCGCGAACTGGAAGTGGAGCGCGTGGTGCAGGTGCTGTGCCGCCGCCGCAAGAACAATCCGCTGCTCGTGGGCGAGGCCGGTGTCGGCAAGACCGCGATCGCGGAGGGGCTCGCCTGGCGCATTACGCGCGGCGAAGTGCCGGACATTCTTGCCGATGCCCAGGTCTACTCGCTCGATATGGGTGCACTGCTTGCGGGCACGAAGTATCGCGGCGACTTCGAGCAGCGCCTCAAAACGGTGCTGAAAGAACTGAAAGAGCGTCCGCACGCCATTCTGTTCATCGACGAGATTCATACGCTGATCGGCGCGGGCGCCGCGTCGGGCGGCACGCTCGATGCGTCGAACCTGCTCAAGCCGGCGCTCTCGTCGGGCACGCTCAAGTGCATTGGCGCGACGACGTTCACGGAATACCGCGGCATCTTCGAGAAGGACGCGGCGCTGTCGCGGCGCTTCCAGAAGGTCGACGTGGTCGAGCCGACCGTCGAGCAGACCGTCGCGATCCTGCGTGGCCTGAAGTCGCGTTTCGAAGAGCACCACGGCGTGAAGTATTCGTCGGGCGCGCTGAACGCGGCCGCTGAACTGTCGGCACGCTTCATCACCGACCGTCACTTGCCCGACAAGGCCATCGACGTGATCGACGAAGCGGGCGCCGCCCAGCGCATTCTGCCGAAGTCGAAGCAGAAGAAGACCATCGGCAAGAGCGAGATCGAAGAGATCATCTCGAAGATCGCGCGCGTGCCGGCGCAAAGCGTCTCGCAGGACGATCGCAGCAAGCTGCAAACGCTCGACCGCGACCTCAAGGCTGTGGTGTTCGGCCAGGATCCGGCGATCGACGCGCTTTCGGCTTCGATCAAGATGGCGCGCGCGGGTCTCGGCAAGACGGACAAGCCGATCGGCTCGTTCCTGTTCTCGGGTCCGACCGGCGTCGGCAAGACCGAAGTGGCGCGTCAACTCGCGTTCACGCTCGGTATCGAGCTGATCCGCTTCGACATGTCCGAGTACATGGAGCGCCATGCGGTGAGCCGCCTGATCGGCGCGCCGCCGGGCTACGTCGGGTTCGACCAGGGCGGTCTGCTCACCGAAGCCGTCACGAAGAAGCCGCACTGCGTGCTGCTGCTCGACGAAATCGAAAAGGCGCACCCGGACATCTTCAACGTGCTGCTGCAGGTGATGGACCATGGCACGCTGACCGACAACAACGGCCGCAAGGCGGACTTCCGCAACGTCATCATCATCATGACGACGAACGCGGGCGCCGAGGCGATGAACAAGTCGACGATCGGCTTCACGACCCGGCGCGAGCAGGGCGACGAACTGGCCGACATCAAGCGCCTGTTCACGCCGGAGTTCCGCAACCGGCTCGACCAGACGATCAGCTTCCGCGCGCTCGATGAGGAAATCATCATGCGTGTGGTCGACAAGTTCCTCATGCAACTGGAAGACCAGCTGCACGAGAAGAAGGTCGACGCCGTCTTCACCGACGCGCTGCGCAAGCATCTGGCAAAGCACGGTTTCGACCCGCTGATGGGCGCGCGCCCGATGCAGCGCCTGATCCAGGACACGATCCGCCGTGCTCTCGCCGACGAACTGCTGTTCGGCAAGCTCATGAACGGCGGGCGCGTGACTGTGGACGTCGATGCGGAAGACAAGGTTCAGCTCACGTTCGACGAGCAGCCGGCGCCGCGCAATCCGGAAGCGGTGGAAGTGGAGTAA
- the clpS gene encoding ATP-dependent Clp protease adapter ClpS, whose product MAIIPDKQDSTVLERQEQKVKPPSMYKVVLMNDDYTPMEFVVMVVQEYFNKDRETATQIMLKVHREGRGVCGVYTRDIASTKVEQVVTHARQAGHPLQCVMEEA is encoded by the coding sequence ATGGCGATTATCCCGGACAAGCAGGATTCAACCGTACTGGAGCGGCAGGAGCAAAAGGTCAAACCGCCCTCCATGTACAAGGTCGTGCTAATGAATGACGACTACACGCCGATGGAATTCGTCGTGATGGTCGTGCAGGAATATTTCAATAAGGACCGCGAGACCGCAACGCAGATCATGTTGAAGGTGCATCGCGAGGGCAGGGGCGTTTGTGGGGTCTATACGCGAGACATCGCGTCGACCAAAGTTGAGCAAGTCGTTACCCATGCACGGCAGGCCGGGCATCCGCTGCAGTGTGTGATGGAGGAAGCATGA
- the cspD gene encoding cold shock domain-containing protein CspD, translated as MATGTVKWFNDAKGFGFITPDEGGEDLFAHFSAIQMNGFKTLKEGQKVSFEVVQGPKGKQASNIQAAA; from the coding sequence ATGGCAACCGGTACGGTCAAGTGGTTCAACGACGCGAAGGGTTTCGGGTTCATCACGCCGGATGAAGGCGGCGAGGACCTGTTCGCTCACTTTTCGGCTATTCAAATGAATGGCTTCAAGACCCTCAAAGAAGGTCAGAAGGTGAGCTTCGAGGTCGTGCAAGGCCCGAAGGGTAAACAGGCATCGAACATTCAGGCAGCAGCCTGA